From the Hordeum vulgare subsp. vulgare chromosome 1H, MorexV3_pseudomolecules_assembly, whole genome shotgun sequence genome, the window ctttttctttttttctctctttattaGTAGGAGTATTTATCTGGGAGGAGAGTGGGAAAGGGCGAGAATCACAGTGACTGAATAGAGTGAGAAGGCAGGAGCAACACGCGAACAAACAAAGAAAGCAACCAAGGATAACACAAAAATAGCTTTAAAGCCAGCCAGACCCACTAGTTAAACTGCACCGCACCACTCCCCCTCCCCAACTCATCAGATACTCTCCTCATCACTCATCAGCCTGCTGCCTAGTTCCatcctagagagagagagggagagagaaggggtgGAAAAGGTGTGAGCAGATTGTTGATagatagagggagagagaaaaagagggggATATCACAGCAGCAGCCGCAGCAGCGGGCAGAAAGAAAGACCCAAACGagtgagaggagagagagagagacgaaaGCTTAGAAGAAGAGAGATCCACCTCGAAGtaaccccctccctcctccttccccatcatctcctccctccccccgctctcctctcctctcctctcctctccgacTTCTTCCGTGCTCTCTTCTTGCTGCGAGCGGAAGCGGCCTGCTCCGGGCTGCGGGCTCCAAGGAGTCGAATTGCTCTGCTCCGGGGGGGCTAGCTGGGACgatgagggaggaggaggagcccagCTGGTTCGCGCGCTTCGACGAGGACCTGCCGGCGCCCGACGAGCTCATGCCGCTCTCGCAGTCGCTCATCACCCGCGATCTCGCCGCCGCCTTCGACATCCCCACGCACACGCACGGGGGCGGCCCGCTCAGCGGCGCCGACGCCGCCGGCGCCGCGGAGATGAACGGCGGGGCCTCGTCggccgctggctccagcggcggCAACGGGGGCGGCAACGGCGAGGAGCCGGCCAGGACCCTCAAGCGCCCGCGCCTCGTGTGGACGCCGCAGCTGCACAAGCGCTTCGTCGACGCCGTGGCGCACCTCGGCATCAAGAACGCCGTGCCAAAGACCATAATGCAGCTCATGAGCGTGGACGGCCTCACGCGCGAGAACGTCGCGTCCCACCTCCAGAAGTACCGCCTCTACCTCAAGCGCATGCAGGGCCTCggcaacggcggcggcggcgggggaggcAGCCACTCATCTGGCTCCGGGACCGACGCCGCCACCGAGCACCTCTTCGCCACCGGGCCATCCCCGTTCCTCCCGCCCGGCCGCGGCCCGCCTGGCGCCGACCCCTACACCCCCTACGCCGCCATGCCCGccgcgcaccaccaccaccaccacccgcaGCAGATCGGACACTTCCACCATCCCGCCGCGCGCCCGCTCGGCCACTACGGCGCCGGCCCAGGCGCCGGCTTCGACCATGGCTTCCTCAGCCGCGCCGTCGCCAGCGGCGCGCCGGTCGGCCCGCCCGGGATGCACCACCGCATGGTCGGCGGCGGGGCCGCGATGGGGATGATGGCGCCGTCGTCTTTCGCCGACGAGCTGGAGCTAGGATCCCgtggcggcgccggcgccggcgggcgCCGGGAGCTGACGCTGTTCCCGACTTCCGGCGACCACTGAGCGTCGACATCGACGGTGACCGGCATCCGTCCGTCCTCCTCGGGTATATAAAATTCGTTTTCCCCTCTGCCGCCGCCGCGCGCTACTTCCCAAAGATCGGCATGGAATCCCAGCAGGATTCAACACATCATCATATCATAGAGGCCAAGAATTCTTGGGAATTAGCAGTCCACCATCCATCAAATCCATCCATATTTTCTATCTATCTCTTGGCCAGGTTGCTGCCTTGTGTTCTGTTCTTGTGTTGCTGATATTTGTCATTGATGTTCCCGTTCTCTCCGTGTTCTTTGCTGTTGATGACATAAAGCTTAGCTTTAGAGAGAGACAATTATTTCAGACGGTGAAAAAAGTTGTGAAAAATTGCTGCTACTCCTCCTAGTACTACTTTGATTCATGTTGTTTCTCCGAGAAAAAAATGCTAATTGCGCGGAGGATCCAGGGGTCAGTCTGCTCTGCTCATCCGGGTGACTGACACTTGGTCCTTGACTGATGCAACCATGTGCATGTGAGTTGTGATCCCCTCCAAACAAGTGATGCAATCATCTACCGTTGCAGATTGCATAGGTGAGTTGAGTAGAGATGATATAGGCAGGCAGGCTTGAATATAATGTCAAGGACCCACCCTGAGCTACTGCTTGGAGGTGAATAAGTCTGAGAATTAAGTTTGTTTGTACCCTTTGGGCCTCAAAGGTTGCTCTTACATTCTGCTGCTCCTTATTAGGATCATGATCAGAGCAACATAAGTTGGAGTTTCTTGTACGTAGCAACCATTTCCATTTGTAGGTCTTCCCTTCTCCATTTTAAAAGCTTCTGGTTTCTTGTAGCGCcgagagagaaaagaaaatgaaaaccttGTTGAATTGTACGAGTACAGTGACGCTTAATTGGCGGTATGTTCAAATCGACAGTATTTTCCTGTCGTGCGCCTGGTCATGGCCTCATCTCCCAATGCGTGAACGCGTCACACTGTTCAGTAGCAGGTGTGAAGCAGGCATCAGCATTGCCACCTGATCATCAGAGGCTGCGAGTTGGCAGTGGCAATTTAGCAGGGCAGGCAATTAGAGATGGTGTGGTGCCATGGATGATGGATCTCAATTCTCTCAAATACTCGCTGACTTGCCAGTGTCGATCAGAGAGTAGGATGTCATGTGATTTGCTCTACTCCTAACATTCCTCGTAGCCATCTATGTAGCGCTAGCGCAGGTAGGAGGAGCATGTCTGATCCGATCCGATCCGATCCGATCCCATCTGTGTTGGCGTTGACAAGTCCGAAGAAAGATTTATGTGGATGGATGGGGGCATTGATTTTCCGAGGAGGCTGTTAGTGTTATTATTATAGGCGTGACCTGGCATTAAGTGATGTGACCACGAGAGCGACCAAGGCGTTAATGGGAAAAAATCTAAGTAGTATGAGGATCGGCCCATCCCCCGCAGGTAAAGAAAGCGAGGTGTGTGGATTTTGTTCAGGTGAGCGACGACGAGGACCTGTCTTGTCCCCCACCCATCCGCCCCACCCGCCCCGCCGCTCCTCTCCTTGGGACATGCTGTGGCTGTGCTACCATTGCATTGCATTGCTCGCTTGGTTTTCCTCCATCTCTGACTGCTCCTGTCCTGGGTCGCTCTTTACTTTCCCGGTTCCCCCCTCCCACACACAATGGGTTGGGTTTGTGAATGAATcaccggcagcagcagcagcagcagcgcggGTCAGTGTCTCGCGTCAAAAACCTTTCATCGTCACAAACGAAAACGCACGGCTGGAATCCTTTGGTTTTAGGATCCAACGACTTGGACCCGTGCGCGCGCGCAACTCACGGAGCAAAACAAATAAATCTaacgatatactccctccgttactaCATTCTATAGATTCCATTACGAACTATATACGAAACGAAATAAATAAATATACACTTTAaattatatctatatacatccgtatatagtttattttaaaaaaaatatttaagaACAGAGGAAATTTTGTAGTCATCTTACATATGTTTCGCTAGTCAAAACTAAGACAAAAACCATGCCAAAGTTTTGAACTCGGATAGAAGATGAGTTTTTCTACATCCACGAAAAATACGGGCCTAGGGCATCTCCAAGGCGGACGTGTAAATCTTCTACAACCATTCGAACCACGCGATCCGGACCGCATAAGTCATCTAGCATGATCTTGTATCGGTCCGCGGACACtaataggaaaaaccttatagataGGAGTCTAGTAATAGCGCTGGAAAATATCATAGGctactgctacttagcagtagcgctggctctGTCACGCGCTACTGATAATGGCTTTAGTAGTAGTGATTGATATgcaaaaagcgctactgctaaacgtgGCTCGATGAGGCCACCGACGATAGCAATAGCAGCAACGCGTGCACGTAAAAAACGTTACTGCTAAGTTCAATAGCAATCGCGCTCATCTGGAAGCATCACTATTGCTATTGggccccacttagcagtagcgctgctttgtaaaaagcgctactgctatgtgtGGCTGTGGGCAGCTTTCGCCCACACCCCCTTCCTCCCCCCCCTTTGCCCTCTCCCCTCTttttccctctcctctctctaagttgcttctccaccattgttgcccttcttctctcttctttctacctctcttctctccccattaaGCCCCCCTCCACACTAATTATCCTCCATAAATGGCCTCTTCTAACTCTACCTTACACATTTATTTGGCtctccctccttccatacatatagatctagctagctaggtcatctctctccctctccactagttagttagagtcatctctcctcacaacaactagatctaactatttatttagccgtgcacaatctctctcTCCTCACAACaatgagaggatgaatggggtcatcaaaggattcattgtaacatgtcccgtcccgaggggagcatcgtctaggggtatctgacccaagagtgcatctccttttgcgagaattatatagagaaagaagaccctgttgttggtttgcccgtcaacaagcaccatggaaggctcggaggagaaggtcacaacaacggccggagggaattgcacgtggactactcggatcgacgggacaactttgacagggctaacttagtagtgctacaacacctagatgtggtagatgattatgtgacagTGCACAAAGAAATCATTGCATTGAAGTACCGTGATCAAGGGATGcgcaagacggacgacgaagttaATGTAGAGCACAACACcactttcttgtgttggttcaaagagcaggttCATGCTAATCCCCAGGAAGAGGGCGGTGCAGACGGGTTTCTCATACACatcttagcacatggccccgtgcccaaactcgtgtcctatgaggcatacAATATCAACGGGTACACGTCCTatacggaggccaaagacatggacaatgattaccagaactcagggTGACGATTGAATGCTTGACCGTCTCGAAcgacacaactgaaagattctacggaagggtcgaagagatctgggagcttaactatgctGGAAGGCACGATGcggcgatgttccgtgtcaggtgggctaaggccgtcgtaagagaaaacaaataTTTCACTACCATGTGTATACCCCATGCAAAGAGCGCTAccgtgaacgttaacatcatcgccaaaactgagccatggatacacgctaagtgcttgacacaatgcttctttgtAACCGATCCAACCaatcccagtcgtgttgtcgtgaggagaggcaaaaggaacatcgtcgggatggatggagtcgccaacaagGAAGACTatgaccaatacggcaacccgatgaaggaagatgacgatgacgacgaagaatacgtgaaaagaagaatcatgACTACATTACCAAAGAAAGATCGTACTACATGGTGacggaaaagaagaatcaacacaacgaACACGAAAGGAAAGAAGGTCAATGTGAAACCTCTTCGACGCAActgagaaacaatcatttatatatatgtatgtattttgtgtacgaAACAACACATGGTTCTGGTAATATTCGCGCAGTGTGGGAGGGAGACGTACGTTCTCGTCTTCGACTCCGTGCGAGAGACCGTCGGTATAAAAGctaaaaacaaaaatgaaaaacaaaagggagaaagcaatacaaaagaaaagtaaacagaaaaggaaaggaaaataataaaaagtaaagtaaaataataaaaagaaaaagaataataaagaaaaataataaaaaggaaaagtaataaagaaaatagtgttagcagtagcgctggattggtaaacgcgctactgctaacttagtagtagcgctggtactaAACGAGCGCTACTACTATTTGTCCTAGGGCATTTAGGAGTAGCGTTGGATtaataccagcgctactgctagctTAGGAGTAGCGCTGGAATCAAACCAACActactgctaacttagcagtagcgctggaaccaAACCATCACTATTTGGAGTTAACCCGCTCCAATATTTCCCTAACTCCACCACTCCTACCTCTCCATTTgaccccctcctccctctccctcgagcGCTCTGTgtcgccgccgcccaccggagaACTTGCCGCCCGTCCCCACgcaccccctcctctccccctcaTCGACCTGAAGCCACCCGCCCtcccactccggtaagccccccgcctccTTGTCCTTCCTCCCTCACTTGGGCTTGGACACCTTCATGGCCCCAACACCGTAGTTAAATGCGTACGGCCGACTGCTGACTGTTGCGGCGAGCTCAGGCTACGCCCTAGCCGTCATGCACGTCCTCCCGCCGTCGCCGAAGCTCTCCACCACCGTGTGATCGATCTGCATTCATTCGTTCGTGCGTTAACGATCTCTGCCTACTTGGTAACATGTTATCTGTGCGTAGTAGTTTTTCAAGCCAAAAGGGATTCTGATAAATTTAGGCAAAATAAGGGGGTAATTACATCATAGGGACTTAGGACATATTAAGACTCTAGTCACACATATGTCGTTATGTCAGTTGAACCAATGACCAATATATGATTATTGAATCCATCCGCACGAGATCGAAGTTTAAAGCTTGCCACTTAAGTTTGCTTCAGTGTTCATTATGAGGCCTAGTTTGCTTAATTTGTTGTTAGTGATAGACGACTAGGTGAGTAGCAAACCCAGTTCTAGTAATTCTAGTATTTGAGACCCAAAACCAATATAAACAATAACACTTTTGGCCTTGcccgaaaaaacaaaatttaccctAATTTTATGGATCATACAAACATCGCTGATTGATCAGTCTAGATCGTTTAACATTTCAGACTAGTTTAAAAAAatacttttgaacttatttgctaAAATGAGTGAAGAGTCTCTTTATGCTTCAGTTCTTGACTGCATATTAGTTTTGATCATTCGATTAAACCTCTTGTTCAAAGTATGTTGCACTGTCACCTTCAGTTTCTTGACGTCCTGTTTTGATCACCTTCTGAACTAACTGCAGTTTGGTATTGATCTTGCTAGTATACTTGTGCAGGTTCTGATATATTAGATTGTTAATTGACATGTTGCGCAATGTTAGCTTACTAAGGTTGATATTTAGCTGCAGGCTACAATAGTACAATTTCAGGTCACTAAGATCCTCCGTTCAGCAATATTGTTTTGCAATCTTTTAGATCCAATAGTCTTAGCAGCTTATAAGTTCTcccggaatgtccgagtggcctatgttttgctggaatgttgattcatttccgttccggcaaatttcaggcgctccatatgtccactttttagcaaaggtcatgccgaaaatttctgtgaatttcggcatgacttgtgctagaaactaggacatatggagtgcccgggaattgccggaaaggggaatgaatcaacatcccGACCAAATATAGTACcccttttattattcatgttattcgtcctagaattaaactattatacttaaatactcgTAGGAAATTAGTATGTCTAGCCACGAAGAAGCCGGAGGTTCTGGTCGCCACGAAGAAGACCATTTTGAGGAAGCAAATGATTTTTTCGATTACGTGGACCAACGGGACATGCGGATGGAGGGTGGCAATGAGACCAACCCCGATGCCGACACTACCATCGGTAACGATACTGGCACCGACACCAAGACCGGCGATGATTTTGATGTACCCGATGAAGGACCGAAGCCGAAGAGGGCAAGAAAACCAAACGCGATCGGCAccggacaaattgtggtcacgaCGATGCACCCCACGAATTGAGAGCCAACGGCGCCGGAGTCAGCGTGCAAGTGCTATGGCTATCAAGTAGGATGCATCCatagggaaaccgccaacatcaacgatgaaaagttaaagaagataccacatatggagcacacaCTCCTAActaagttgcacaataggttcttaTTCCCCTGGCAGACTAAAAAACTTCCATGGGATGACGaacccatgacaaagataaacaacaaggaaatggtgacgttcaccaacgcctTGTCCGCCTGGAAAGTAAGGGTGACAAAATCGATTCTGAACAATGAActgtggtccaagattcatgctgacaatccatcactaacggaagaggacttcgaaaaattcaaggagacttgCGCTACAGAAGAAGTGCAGAAAAAGTCGAAGAAAATGAAGGAGCTACACGCCAGGAACACGCCTgcccaccgcctcggaagccgtggttacgagggtAAGAGGCATGTATGGGCCAAGGATgacgccgaacgtgaaagtcaCGGAATTCCAGACCCCTTGGCAGAGTTCACCGACCCGCACAAGCGTGACTGGATGAGGGCCCGACACTAGTGGGACCCCGTTAATAAGATCTTTTCCACGGACccaaacacgagggagttcatgagactactggtaATTGTTCTATTAACAccttatattaattagcttccaatcaattcgacaaaaaagttttgtcacatttatcaaccatccatgttccttttgcagaaagagcaacaCCAAAAGGCAGCCAAAAGCTACGAGTCATCTCAGTcatcggcgaggcccaagtgggtcaACCCATTCAACCAGGGCCTGAACATACTTAAAAATGTCTGGCTGGACAAACCTCCATattatggacgtgtgcacggtgtcggagatggcgcctcgtggagGAAGATCTACCACGAGAAGCTGGAGGAAAAAAGCAGAGACGACATCTTTCTCAACAcaccatcgacgagaaggtcgcgcAAGCGGTCGATAAGAGCAAagttgagaccaaagaagagctGGCCAAGGTAATCGATGGTCAATGCAGCTATGGCAgcttccttgggccaattggttccggtagtttttgagtttgtgaggaggaatccagaaaaagggccagaggactttccccttctcaaCTTTGTTAGGAGCAATTCGGCGAACATCGCACCACCAGCACTTGCTCACGCAACCGCAGATGCTCCCGTACCTGGTCTCGCTCCggttcatagcagcccgtccttcgtctctggcatgctcggtggggcttcgtctttggctgagctcgacgacatcatggtaattacgcgtcatacactcttcaccagcatgtctatatAGTATTCCCTTTCATTTGCTTTTCGGATGTCTAGCGTCGTAGTCATGTCTTCGCAGGACGACaaaaccccgtgcaccctactgtaCGATGTCAACGACCAGAAGGTGGATTTGGGAAAGGCAACGAtcatgaagccgaaggaccgcatgctccacaaCCGAGAGATGCCCCATGGCGCCTTCAAAGTTTGTGTAGCCAGTGTGAAAGCGGGCTTCGTGGATTTGCCTCTTCCGACACCAGTCGATGACGATGAGACCCCTAAACAGATTGGTGCATGCAAGAGTTGGATCTTGCCTTGGCCGAAGACTCACCTTCGTGTCGAGGCGCCTGGTAGAACACCAACGacaactcctcaacaaggtatgaacaccaccccacctacccaattacctgcACGTGTCGCGGCGGGTGATAGCTATCGACGCGGCAAGGGAGAGCGTCCATTAGTGCCAGCTGACGTCGCCCCAGttgaagaagcaaatgttgatgatgtcatggaggaggatgctgatgaccctaaccagtatatcaGTACCGACTACGACGATGCTCGGGAGTATGACTCAGGCTATGAGCATGGGGATGACTTGATGATGTCTGAATTGCCGGAGCTGCAACATCCTACGGGtgattgcaaaaagtctctcttcatgcaatcctcgCAGGAGACACCTCCAAATGCtgcctctacccagcaagaacaacacTGGGGCCGTCTACTGGTAATTAGCCCGACGATGCTGGGGGTGGTGGTAAGGGAAGGTATGGCGGGCTCACTACCGCCGCCCGACAAGAAGCaaaggaggagatgaagaagaaaggATCTAAAGGCACGAGAGCTGCTTCAAGCAGACAACCGCCTCTAAAGTCCTGGGAGGTAGACAGAATACGTGTCATAGGTGCGGAACGTTTCCATGTCGTGGGCAACCCGATCCTACCTCAGAAAATGCTAGAGAACATACAGAACAATGacctaaggagacttcatgatgatgtgctggccATGGAGAGAAGACTTGTCAACATGGAAAAACCAGGATACCACCCGCTTTAACCGACTCAGGTTCCGGGTGCGATGTCATACGTCGACAAATGGCCCGCGGATATCTtcatcctgcgatttgactatatctacgacatgttccacatgaccaagctggattttcagTTCATCCGCGTGTATGCAttgtatctcaactacatcatcaggtgcgagaacatagaatatatctgcttcgcggacccgtactatatgcacgagagcttcttggcagtctgcaaagagcaccgtgactatgGAGCTAGTACATCAGCGATTTCATGaccgctaataaggacaaggaaacgatTCTCCCGCCTTATCATCCCACATAAGTTAGCCGCGAATTTCCTTTCGTAAGgtttgatcattcctttgcaatcattgaggctaatttgaggtgtacctaTTTTGCGCAGTGGGGGGTCCTCATTTGTTTGTACCCACAATActtgtgatagcccgatgccgacgttccagaagattcccccctttattccgttttcgtcgtgtgtctattttattttgtggcatcatcatcgcatcatgcgcatcatcagcattgcatcggcgttccgttgccgccagttttcaaacttgcaccgttgttagttgccagttcttgtcattgtccattctgagcccgaccacacacgcacgcgcccgcagcatcgtctaaatcttgttttcaaaagtgtgtttaaaactttctctgattgggttggaacttgacgtgcggtcgtaattagttgtcGCTAGGCCGCCTGttcagtttcgtcgcaatcggagtccgtctggtacccgaacggtcaaccctagcggcaccgtattcgtgttggggaacgtcgcatgggaaacaataattttcctacgcgcacgaagacctatcatggtgatgtccatctacgagaggggatgagtgatctacgtacccttgtagaccgtacagcagaagcgttagtgaacgcggttgatgtagtggaacgtcctcacgtccctcgatccgccccgcgaacaatcccgcgatcagtcccacgatctagtaccgaacggacggcacctccgcgttcaacacacgtacaactcgacgatgatctcggccttcttgatccagcaagagagacgaagaggtagaagagttctccggcagcgtgacggcgctccggaggttggtgatgaccttgtctcagcagggctccgcccgagctccgcagaaacgcgatctagaggaaaaaccgtggaggtatgtggtcgggctgccgtggaaaagtcgtctcaaatcagccctaaaacctccgtatatataggtgggagagaggggaccttgccttggggctcaaggagccccaagggggtcggccgagccaaggggggaaggtctccccccccccaaaccgagttggacttggtttggtgggtgggagtccttccttcccttcccacctcctttttttttctttctctttgatttttcttacaatgcgcatagggcccttttggggctgtcccaccagcccactaagggctggtgcgccaccctcaaggcctatgggcttccccggggtgggttgccccctcccggtgaactcccggaacccattcgtcattcccggtacattcccggtaactccgaaaaccttccggtaatcaaatgaggtcatcctatatatcaatcttcgtttccggaccattccggaaaccctcgtgacgtccatgatctcatccgggactccgaacaacattcggtaaccaaccatataactcaaatacgcataaaacaacgtcgaaccttaagtgtgcagaccctgcgggttcaagaactatgtagacatgacccgagagactcctcggtcaatatccaatagcgggacctggatgcccatattggatcctacatattctacgaagaacttatcgtttgaacctcagtgtcaaggattcatataatcccgtatgtcattccctttgtccttcggtatgttacttgcccgagatttgatcgtcagtatccccatac encodes:
- the LOC123442999 gene encoding transcription factor MYBC1-like, with translation MREEEEPSWFARFDEDLPAPDELMPLSQSLITRDLAAAFDIPTHTHGGGPLSGADAAGAAEMNGGASSAAGSSGGNGGGNGEEPARTLKRPRLVWTPQLHKRFVDAVAHLGIKNAVPKTIMQLMSVDGLTRENVASHLQKYRLYLKRMQGLGNGGGGGGGSHSSGSGTDAATEHLFATGPSPFLPPGRGPPGADPYTPYAAMPAAHHHHHHPQQIGHFHHPAARPLGHYGAGPGAGFDHGFLSRAVASGAPVGPPGMHHRMVGGGAAMGMMAPSSFADELELGSRGGAGAGGRRELTLFPTSGDH